TGCGCGTCGGCGGCGGTCTCCTCGATGTCCTGCGGGTAGAGGTTCCGGCCGTCGACGATGATCAGGTCCTTGATCCGGCCGGTGATGTAGAGCTGCCCGTCGTGCACGACGCCGAGGTCGCCCGTGCGCAGCCACCCGTCGGTGAACGTCTCGGCAGAGCGTTCCGGTTGCCGCCAGTAACCGAGCGCGAGGTGCGGCCCGCGCACCTGGATCTCACCGACCTGGCCGTCGGGACAGACCTCGCCGGACTCGTTGTCCACGATGCGCACCTCCTGGCCGAACGGACGCCCGACCGAGACCAGCTCGGTGCCGGTCTCCGCCACGACGGCCGACCCGGTCGCGAGCGCGTCCCGGTCGAAGGTGGTGATAGTGGGACCTTCGTCACCCGCGCTGGAGACGTAGACCGTCGCTTCGGCGAGCCCGTACGACGGCCGGTGCGCCTCGGGACGGAAGCCGCACGGCGCGAACGCCTCGGCGAACGCCCGCACCGTCGCCGGCCGAACCGGCTCGCTCCCGTTGAGCGCCACCCGCACATCCCCCAGGTCCAGGCTTTTGCGGGCAGAAGCAGGTACGGCGGTGACCGCGTAGTCGAAGGCGAAGTTGGGGGCGGCGGTGAAGACCGCCGGGTAGTCGGACAGCTGCCGCAGCCAGCGGACCGGCCGGCGGATGAATTCGAGCGGCTGCATGAACACCGCCCGGGCGCCGGTGAACACCGGTACGCACATCAGCTGGATGAGCCCCATGTCGTGGAAGAACGGGATCCAGCCGGCACAGGTGGTGCGGTGGTCGACCTGATAGGCGCCCGCCACCTGCCAGGCGCTCGCGGTCAGCGCACGATGCGTGATCACCGCCCCAGCCGGCTCCCGCGTCGACCCCGACGTGTACTGCAGATACGCGACCCGCTGACCTGCTTCTGCGGGCAAAAGCAGGTCAGCGTCTTCTGCGGGCAAAAGCAGGTCGTCGACGCAGAGGAGGTGGGCGGGTGGGGTGACGGGGGCGGAGGTGGTGAAGTCGGTGAGCTTGTCCACGGCCGAGCGGGAGGTCAGCCAGACCCGGGCTTCGCAGTCGTTCAGGGCGCCGATCAGGCGCTGCCGGTGCGACCGGACCTCCGGCGCGAACAGCGGCACCGCGACCACCCCGGCGTACAGCGCACCGAGGAAGCCGACCACGTAGGTCAGGTCCTGCGGCGTGACCAGCGCGACCCGATCGCCCGGCGCCGCGACCTGCCGCAGCCTCGTCGCGACCGCCCGCACCTGCCGCACCAGCTCCGCCCAGGTCAGGTCACGCGGCTCCGCATCACGCCCGCCGGTGCAGTCGAGATAGGTGAACGCGACCTCGGTCGACTCGGCGCGGTCCAGCAGGTATTCGATCAGTGGCCGCTCCGGCGCACCGCTCAACCCGCCCACCACTTGTGCTCGGCGAAGTCCTCCTCCTCATCCGCGGCAGCCGCGCGCCGCCGGGGCGCGGGGGCCGCGGGCGGCTCGGGAGCAGGTGGAGGCGGCGGCGGCGGTGGCGGCGGGACCGCGGAGGGCGGGGGCGTCCACGTCTGCGCGGGCGCCTTCGGCTCGTCGAACTGCAGGAACTCGTAGTTCTCGTCCTTCTCGCTGCCGTCGGAGAGTGTCGACGAAGTCGCCCAGCCGCCTGCCTTGTCCTCCCGCCGCTTCAGCTCGACCTGCTGCCGTGCGATCTCCGTGAGCTCGTGCATCCGCTCGCCGAGTGCCGCCGCGGACTTGCCCTGCGCGATCACCAACCGCTGCTCACGCAGCGCGCGCTGCTCCTCCCGCTCCCGCGACAAAGCGGACAAAGCCGCTCTGGCGGCGCGCAGCCGATCTTCGACGCTCACCGGGTCCTCCCGCTCAACGGCCGAATCCGATCAGGCCGTCATCGTCATCGTCCAGCGAGCCGCTGATGCGGTTCGCCGGCGCCGGCGTATCAAAAAGGTTGCCGGAATGCCGGTACTGGTTGGGCGCGCGCTCGACCTCACCGGCGTTGCCGCCGCCGGCGCCGCCGCCCATGCCACCCATCATGCCCATGCCCGCCGCGACCGCGCTGTCCTGCGACGACCCCGGCGGCGACGCGGCGGGCTGCTGGGGCGCGGCACCGCCCGGCGCCGAGCCGAGACCGATGCCGCTGGGAGCCGCACCGGGGACCGAGGCGGTGTCACCGAGCGCCGGTTCGCCGAGGCCGACCGCGGCCGCGCCGCTGGACAGGAAGTCACCGGCATCGACGGACTGCGGCGCGGTCGACTGCCCACCCGCCTCCGGCTGCCCACCTGCTTCTGCGGGCAAAAGCAGGTCGCCGGGGTCGAGGGCCGGCTCTGGAGCAGGGGCGGCGGGGGAAGGAGTCGCTGCTGCGGGTTCTGCCGCAGGCGCGGGTGGGGCTGCGGCGGGAGCAGCTGTGACGGGAGCGGCCGCGGCCGGTTGAGCTGCGGCTTCCTCGTGTTGCTCGCCGAGGACGTACCTGGTCGGCTCACCCGAACCGTCGTCGACCTCGACCACGGTCTGCCCGTCCGGCCCGTCCGGTCGTTCGGCGGTGATCTTCAGCGGGCCGTCCTCGACGAGGATCTTCCCGTCCTCACCCGGCCGGAAGATCTCGTCCCCTTCGGTTCCCTCACCGTCGAAGGCCAGCTGGTAGTCCTTCGGTTCGCCCGACGGCCCCTCGACCGTGATCGCCATGTTCCCGTCGGCGTCCGGCTCGGAGAGGGACAGCTTGTTCTCGCCCTTCTCCACGGTCAGCGCCGCGCCGCTGGGCTCCTTCACCGCCTCGCCGGTGAGCGGATCGATCGGGTAGGCCTCGCCGGTTTCCGGGTCGAGTTCGAGTTCACCGCCGGTGACCGGGTTCTTCTCCGCCGCATCGGACGCCATCCCGGAAGCCGCATCGGTCCCCGGCGCGGCCGCCGCTTCCGGTGCGGCCGGCATCGGCGGCGGGGCAGGAGGCGGCGGTGGGCTGGGCATCGACGGGGCCCCACCGGTCCCACCGGCGGGCATGGCAGGCGGTCCGCCCCCGGTCATCGCCGGGCCCGTCCCGCCCGGCGGCGGGCCGGACGGCTGCTGCGGTGCGGCCGCCGGAGCCGCCGCGTCGGTGAATTCATTGGTGTAATCGCTCATGAATTCCGCGAGCGCGTACCATTGACCATCGACAGTTTTGTTCGTTTGCCCGCAAAGGTCTTTGAAAGCCTGGAGCAGGGGCTCGAATTCCGCCTTGAACGAGGTCAGCCAGCCTTCACAAAATTGCGGGATGAGCTCTTCGGCGACCACATAGGTCATGCTGAGTTCGCTCAGCCCCGCTTCCAGGTTGCTGCCCCACTGGCGGTCGAAGAACCGCACCGCGTCCAGCCGGTCCGCCTCATTGCTGTCCGATCCGCCCGGCGCCACCCTGGCGATCTTCGCGGCGGTTTCGACATCGGCACCGGCGATGGTCGCCCTGCTCAGCAACAAGACCTCGTCGACCTGCTGCTTCAGCGTTTCGTAAATCGCCGTGATGGTTTCCGGAATGAGCGTGGCCGCGCCTTCCAGCTGATCCAGCAGTTTTTGCGAATCCGGGACGATGCCTTCTTCGTACTTCGTCCGCGCGGCCGCCGCGCCCGCACCCTCCCAGTCACCGAACAAGGTGTTCAGCTCCGCACGGGCCCCCTCCATGGTCTGCTCGACCACTTCCCGCGCCTTGCCGTACTCCTCGGCCTCGTCGGTGAACTTGCGGAAGTCGATGCCGCGGTTCTGGTGGAAGAGATCCCAGATTTCCGGCATGTATTCGAGTCGGCTCACGCCGGGCACGTTGTTCCAGACCTGGTCTATCCAGGTGGAGAAGAAATCGAGGGCCGGTTTGGCCAGATCGAGCACGTCGTCGGACTTCGCGACCCCGGCGCCGTTGGCGCCCGGCGGCTGTTGCGCGGACAAGTCACTGTGGGCCTTGGCGGTGCTTTCCTCGACCTTCCGCCCGTTGTTCATTTCCCGGACAGCGTGTTCGCGGACCTCTTTGTAAGTGGCCCCGCCGGACAGCCCGCTCAACGGGTCGGCTCCCGTTTGCTCCAGCTTTCTCTTGGTCGCGTCGGAAACGTGGGGACTGTTCAGCAGTTCGGTGTCATCTTCGGCCATCAGTACGCAGCCTGCTGGTTGACCTGCGCGGCATTCGCCTGGTCCGCGCTCGCGTAACTCTGCCCGGCTGTGCCGATCCCGCCGGCGAGTGCGGTCAGTTCGGCGGTCAGCCCTTTCAACGCGGCGCCCACCTGCTCCGCGCCCGCGCTGTAACTGTCGAAATGGTGCGTGTGAACGCGCCCGAACTCCTCGGGCTTGACCTTCGGCGGGGTGAGGCGATCAGCTTGCGCGGCCGGTTTGCCGACCTGCTCCTTGAGCCGCGTCTGCGCTACCGCCATTGCCTCCGAATCAGCCCGGTACCCACCTTCTGGCACAACTCCCCCTCAATCGTGTGATCACCGCGTCATGCACACGGAATGTACCGGGCCGGTGACCGTGGTGCAGCAAGTTGACCGTTTTGCGGGGTGAAGCTCAGGAGGCGGTGGAGACCACTCCGGCGAGGCGATCGGCGGCCGCCTGCGCGGTTTCCTGCTCGGCCGCTTCGACCATCACGCGCACCAGTTGCTCGGTGCCCGACGGCCGCAGCAGCACGCGACCTTCGTCACCCAGCTCGGCTTCGACCGCGTCGACCGCCTTGCGCACCGCGTCCGAATCGGCGACCGCGGCCTTGTCCGCGACCCGCACGTTGATCAGCACCTGCGGCAGCCGCCGCATGACGCCGGCGAGGTCGGCCAGCGACTTGCCGGTCGAGGCCATGCGGCTCATCACACGAAGGGCCGTCAGCAGACCGTCACCGGTGGTGGCGTGCGCGGGCAGCACCACGTGACCGGACTGCTCGCCGCCGAGCGCGAACCCGCCCGCGCGCAGCTCCTCGAGCACGTACCGGTCACCGACGCCGGTGGTGCGGATCTGGACGCCGTGCTCACGCATGGCCAGGTGCAGGCCCAGGTTGCTCATCACGGTGGCGACCAGGGTCTCGTCGGTCAGCTCGCCGGACTCCGCCATAGCCAGTGCGAGCACGGCCATGATCTGGTCGCCGTCGACCAGTTCGCCGTTGGCGTCCACGGCGAGGCAGCGGTCGGCGTCGCCGTCGTGGGCGATGCCCAGGTCGGCGTTGTGCTCGCGCACCGCGGCGCTGACCCGGTCCATGTGGGTGGAGCCGCAGTCGTCGTTGATGTTGATGCCGTCCGGATCGGCGTGGATCGCGATGACCTCGGCGCCCGCCTTGCGGTAGACCTCGGGGGCGGCGGCCGAGGCGGCGCCGTTGGCGCAGTCGACGACCACGCGCACCCCGGCGAGCGAGTGCGGGGTGGAGGCGAGGAGGTGCTGGACGTAGCGGCTGAGCGCGTCCTCGACGTCGGTGACACGACCGACCTCGGCGCCGGTGGGCCGGACGCCACCGTGGCCGAGCCCGGCCTCGATCTCGTCCTCGATGCCGTCGGGGAGCTTGTGCCCGCCCGCGGCGAAGAGCTTGATGCCGTTGTCGGGCATGGGGTTGTGCGAGGCGGAGATCATCACGCCCAGGTCCGCGCCGAGCGCGCCGACCAGGTAGGCGACCGCGGGCGTGGGCAGCACGCCGAGGCGGCGCACGTCGGCGCCGGCGGACGCGAGACCGGCCACGACGGCGGCCTCCAGCATCTCGCCGCTGGCGCGGGGGTCACGGCCGACCACGGCGACCGGGCGGTGTGAGTGATCGTGCGCGGCGAGCACCCTGGCGGCGCTGGCGGCGATCGA
The genomic region above belongs to Amycolatopsis sp. YIM 10 and contains:
- a CDS encoding fatty acyl-AMP ligase, which produces MGGLSGAPERPLIEYLLDRAESTEVAFTYLDCTGGRDAEPRDLTWAELVRQVRAVATRLRQVAAPGDRVALVTPQDLTYVVGFLGALYAGVVAVPLFAPEVRSHRQRLIGALNDCEARVWLTSRSAVDKLTDFTTSAPVTPPAHLLCVDDLLLPAEDADLLLPAEAGQRVAYLQYTSGSTREPAGAVITHRALTASAWQVAGAYQVDHRTTCAGWIPFFHDMGLIQLMCVPVFTGARAVFMQPLEFIRRPVRWLRQLSDYPAVFTAAPNFAFDYAVTAVPASARKSLDLGDVRVALNGSEPVRPATVRAFAEAFAPCGFRPEAHRPSYGLAEATVYVSSAGDEGPTITTFDRDALATGSAVVAETGTELVSVGRPFGQEVRIVDNESGEVCPDGQVGEIQVRGPHLALGYWRQPERSAETFTDGWLRTGDLGVVHDGQLYITGRIKDLIIVDGRNLYPQDIEETAADAHPGIRRDRVAAFGIADDRGEGVVVLAEPVRDQAVDFAEVSKAVRAAVSAQHEVALRDFMLLPAEDGGVPRTSSGKVARSAAKARYEAR
- a CDS encoding WXG100 family type VII secretion target, whose product is MAEDDTELLNSPHVSDATKRKLEQTGADPLSGLSGGATYKEVREHAVREMNNGRKVEESTAKAHSDLSAQQPPGANGAGVAKSDDVLDLAKPALDFFSTWIDQVWNNVPGVSRLEYMPEIWDLFHQNRGIDFRKFTDEAEEYGKAREVVEQTMEGARAELNTLFGDWEGAGAAAARTKYEEGIVPDSQKLLDQLEGAATLIPETITAIYETLKQQVDEVLLLSRATIAGADVETAAKIARVAPGGSDSNEADRLDAVRFFDRQWGSNLEAGLSELSMTYVVAEELIPQFCEGWLTSFKAEFEPLLQAFKDLCGQTNKTVDGQWYALAEFMSDYTNEFTDAAAPAAAPQQPSGPPPGGTGPAMTGGGPPAMPAGGTGGAPSMPSPPPPPAPPPMPAAPEAAAAPGTDAASGMASDAAEKNPVTGGELELDPETGEAYPIDPLTGEAVKEPSGAALTVEKGENKLSLSEPDADGNMAITVEGPSGEPKDYQLAFDGEGTEGDEIFRPGEDGKILVEDGPLKITAERPDGPDGQTVVEVDDGSGEPTRYVLGEQHEEAAAQPAAAAPVTAAPAAAPPAPAAEPAAATPSPAAPAPEPALDPGDLLLPAEAGGQPEAGGQSTAPQSVDAGDFLSSGAAAVGLGEPALGDTASVPGAAPSGIGLGSAPGGAAPQQPAASPPGSSQDSAVAAGMGMMGGMGGGAGGGNAGEVERAPNQYRHSGNLFDTPAPANRISGSLDDDDDGLIGFGR
- the glmM gene encoding phosphoglucosamine mutase; translation: MARLFGTDGVRGLANAELTPELAMSIAASAARVLAAHDHSHRPVAVVGRDPRASGEMLEAAVVAGLASAGADVRRLGVLPTPAVAYLVGALGADLGVMISASHNPMPDNGIKLFAAGGHKLPDGIEDEIEAGLGHGGVRPTGAEVGRVTDVEDALSRYVQHLLASTPHSLAGVRVVVDCANGAASAAAPEVYRKAGAEVIAIHADPDGININDDCGSTHMDRVSAAVREHNADLGIAHDGDADRCLAVDANGELVDGDQIMAVLALAMAESGELTDETLVATVMSNLGLHLAMREHGVQIRTTGVGDRYVLEELRAGGFALGGEQSGHVVLPAHATTGDGLLTALRVMSRMASTGKSLADLAGVMRRLPQVLINVRVADKAAVADSDAVRKAVDAVEAELGDEGRVLLRPSGTEQLVRVMVEAAEQETAQAAADRLAGVVSTAS